Below is a genomic region from Delftia tsuruhatensis.
CGGGTTCGGGGTAAAGCGCTAGCCCCGCAAGACAAACGCAAAGCCATCGCGAAGATGCTGGAACACACCCAGATCTCTGAGCGGCAGGCTTGTCGTCTTGTGGGGCTGTCCCGAGATGCCTGGCGGCATCCACCGCAACCCGATGTAGACACAGTGCGCCTGGCTGAACGCATCCAGGCTGTCGCCATGGAGCGGTGGCGCTTTGGGTATCGCCGCGTGCACGACATGCTGCAGGGCGAGTTTCCTGGCATCAACCACAAGAAGGTGCTTCGCCTTTACCGCGAGCAAGGCTTGGCCCTGCGCAAGCGCAACAAGGGCAAGAAGTACCGTGGCGAGCGCACACCGCTGGTGGCTGCGACACGGATCAATCAAACATGGAGCCTGGACTTTGTCAGTGATTCATTGAGCAACGGCAGGCGCATCAAGTGCGTGACCATTGCCGATGACTTCAGCCACGAGTGCGTGGACATCGCGGTAGATTTGTCGATGCCCGGCACATACGTCACCAGAATCCTTGAGCGAGCTGCCCGCTTCAGGGGCTACCCAGAGGCCATCAGGACGGACAACGGGCCAGAATTCACCTGCTGGACCTTCATGGCGTGGATGCAGGCACGAGGCGTTCAGCACATCCTGATTCAACCGGGCAAGCCAACTCAGAACGTCTACATCGAAAGCTTCAACGGCAAATTCCGGGATGAATGCCTCAACGAGAAGTGGTTCGAGTCATTGGCTCAAGCGCGAGAGGCCATCGCCATCTTGCGTCAGGATTACAACGAGGTTCGACCACATGGGAGCATTGGACGGATCCCACCAGCCGCGTTTGCAGCCAAACACCGAGCCCAAACCTATCAAACCACCGACGCAGGAACAGTTAACCTGCCAACCCTTGGACCTTTCTACGAATGATTGGTAAGGCGGCAGGGGCAGGTCAGCTGCGCGGCAACTATGCGAGTGAAATAGGGCTGGCCATTGCCGCCTTGCCGCAAGCGGCGCGGAGTGCGGTGAGTACGGCGGAAAAGAGCTTGGCCATGGTTGGCAGCGAGACGGCCAAGCAGAGGGTGGTGGCCAGGGCGCTGGCGCAGGAGTTGCAGGCGGCAGAGCCGGTGTTGGCGGCGAAGGCGCCCGAGGCACCGCAAGTTCACACCGTCGATGTGCCAAAGGGCATGACGCGCTGGCTGTTGGACGATGGGGATAAGCTTGAAACAGCGGGAAAGAGGCAGCCGGATAGTAAGACTGCACCACCTGTTGATGGGGCGACGGGAGAGAGTAGTGGTGGATTATTCGATAAAATTTCGAATGAAACTGCTGCTCTTAGATCCATTGCATCTAATAATACTAGCGATGCCTCAAAAATATTACATCAGAGAATTAACCTAAAGGGTGCAGTTTTGAATGAATATTCGCGACTAAAACAGGGATTGAGTAATGGAGAAATAAGAAATGAAATTGGGCCTGTTTTGGCAGGCGTGATGGACGCGCGGACTGGAAATGTATATTTTGGAACTAATAAACGTGGTGGTGAACTTCCAAGTAACTTTGTCCCAGAAATTGCTGAGCGTATGCCAGAAGCAATGGCGAATCCTTATTTCAAAACGCATGGGGCGGGGAGTCATGCGGAAATTCATGCACTAAATGATGCTTTTCATGCGCGACCATCTGCTGTCATGTCTGATTTTCACTTGTACACAATAAATTCCGGACAAAAGAAGGGTGGTGTAAAAAAAAATGGGGCATGCCTGTGCCAAGATGTCCGCATTGTGAGATTCTGACGAACGGTGTTGGCTACTTCCTTCTGTAATGAGATATGAGAAATGAAAGATTTCAATAAAAATCGTGTTAATGAAGATGCTCTTGAAGCGGATGATGATGTGGTTATATATAATGGAGTTCCGTTTAATGGAGTTGGATTCGATAATTTTGCGGATGGCTCGGTAATAGAATATGAAACCGAGTACAAAAAATGGATTTCCGCATGGAATGAAAAAAAAAAAAGTGGTATAAGAATGGTGAATTGGCTTACTCTATTTCTTATTTTAATGGTCTAAAGCATGGAGAGGAAAATCATTGGTATCCTTCCGGGCAGAGCAAATTGTTTGCAGTATATGAGTATGGAGTAAAGTAAATTCCATTTTATGGAATGAAAATGGTGAGGTGGTGGAGAGGTTCTCTATCTCTCAAGATTCGATAAATTTTACGATTCTTCAGAAAAGACGATTGCTGGGTTGGGATCATGACTGGATTACTTGATTTTGAGCAATTTTAAGTTGACTGAGTGAAGTTGATTTGGGGAATTTGTATTGATATTTATTTGCTATTTATTAGACTTTGAACAATACTATTAGAAATTCTGGTTGTTTCTGGGAGTCGATATTTCTTACACAAGCTCAATATTGTTTTGCTGGCCATGCATAAGGATACTCTATGCCCTATGGAAATATATAGAGGCTTGACATTGTCTCGTGTTCTTAAGGCATTGGCAATAATTTCTCCATTGTCAAAACTGGCGAATAGTCTCCTTTTATTTTTCCGACTTCATCATGAGTTCCCAGGAGAAGATTCTTTCCGCAGCCAATGGTGGGAATATCAAAAGTTACGCCAACATGGCAAGCAAGGCCGAAACGTCTTGGGTGAGCTATTCCTTGGCCATCGCAAATTATTAGATCTGGCTTTATCTGTAGTGACTCCAAGGATTTTGTAATTACCGGTAATTCTCTAAATGAGAAAAGCCCAGGGATGTACGGGAACTGCACGGTATCTTCAACGACAACTTTTTTGTATGACGTTTAGTGAATTAAAATCGATAACTACGGCAGCGGCAATCAATTTGTTGCTATGTTTAGCATAGGCAGCATCAACACCCGCCACAGTTTTGATATCTCCTATACGATCATCACGTTCCACAAAATTCGCTAATCTTCTCTGCAAATCTATTGCTTCTTCTTCATTGATATTCCAAGGGTGGGTGATTATTGGTTTCATATTTGAAATTTGAACTTCTTTAAAGAATGGTTTGCGATTTTATCTGCTTTTAAATTTTTGTATGGTTCTTGCCGGGGTCGGGGTTCTTAGAATACGCAAGATCTAGAGTTTTGACATCAAATATTTGATTTTAATTTGGCGGAAAATCATTTATGTAAGGGGCCAGGGTGTGCCGACGCTTGGCATATCGTGGTTGCCACGATATCCAATGGCTCGTGCAGCTCAGCGGCGCCACCAGCACCAGCTACACCTACGACGCCAACGGCAACCGCCTCACGCAGACACAGACCCGGGGCGCAGGCACCACCACGACGCGCTACCACTGGAACGCCCAGGACCAGCTCGTCAGCGTGGCGCAGGACAGCGGCAGCGGCCCCGAGATCCTGGCGCGCTACCGCTACAACGCAGCCAACCTGCGCGCAGAAAAAACTCCTCGGCAACGCAGGCCTGAGCGCGGCCACGCAAGGCAGCGCGGGGGCATACAGCCCGCTGGCCTATGAACGCATCCAGTGGGACGGCCTGCACGCCAGGCGCAGCTTCGAGATCACGGGCACGGACAAGCGCCAGACCCTGCGCAGCGACACGGACGCAGCCGTCCAAAGCGGAAACACAGCCCCTGGCTGTTCAACCGCACGCAATACGCCAACGGCCTGGCCGGGGAGGGCTTCACAGGCTTGTGAGATCACTCCGGCGCAAGCGCCGCGTCGAGAGGTGGCTGGTCTTGGCGCAGCAGGTCCTGGGAATTCATTTGCCAGGCGGCTGTTGGATGAGGCGTTCTTGAAGTGCTTCGGATACCGGATTTCAGGGATGTACGCCGGCCAGGCAATCCTCTAGAGTCTGCGCTTGTCAAAGAAGCTGTGTTCTGTAACACACCCAGGGTCGGCGGGGAGGATGTTCTTCGCCTGTTCCGCATATCTCTTTCCGGCAGGACCCATGCTGCACCGATTCCATACCACCTCGCGTCGCGGCGCCTGCATGAGGTCGGTTGCCGCGCTGGCTGCGGTGGCGCCCATGCCCGCGGCCCAGGCCCAGAGCATCACCGTGGCGCCGTTGGCGGCGCTGGCGCCGGCCGCCATTCCCGTGAACCATCCTCTGGCACTGGTGCTGCTCGCGCTGGCATTTGCCGCCTGCCTTGCCTGGGGAGTGAGAACGGGCCGCATCCGCCTGGGCTCCCTGCGCGCCTGGGCCATGGGCGGTGGCGTGCTCATGGCCGGCTCCCTGGTGGTCTGGGGTGACAAGGTCCAGGCCCAGTTGCAAGAGTTGCAGGAAGCCTTCAGCCAGGCGGCGGGAGAGACACGCACCGTGCCGGTGCAGACCACGGCCCTGGCCGCCGATGGCACGCCGCTGGGATTTCTGCCGGTGGTCTACCGCAACCAGGCGCCGGTCAGGTTGCGGATCACCGGCATCACGCAGCCTGCCTGGAACACCTGTTTTCCGCTGGGCGTGCCTGACAGCCTTCCCACGACGGCGCCGCGCCCGGGCAGTGCCTGCGCGGTGAACGCGGTGCTGGAAGCCGGGGGCTCGTGCTGGCTGGATGTGGCCCAGCTGTGCGCCGATGCCGCAGCCGCCGTGCGCGGCAGCCACGCCAGCGTGCTCGTGCCTGACGGCGTGAAGGTGGACACGGCCGGCCAGGCCACGGGCAATGTGCTGGCCAACGATTCCGATGCCGATGGGGCGCTGGTCGTCGCCAGTTTCACGTATGAGGGTCAGCGCCTGGCGGCCGGTACCTCCCGCACCGTGGCGGGGCGCGGGACGTTCGCGCTGCAGTCCGATGGCGGCTTCAGCTTCCAGGCGGATGCGAACTACGGTGGCAGTTATCCGCTGGCCATCGGCTATACCGTGCAGACCGGCACTTCCAGCACGCTGAATGTCTCCGTGAACCGGGCGCCCGTGGCCGGCAATGACGCAGCCACCACCAGCGAGAGCACTGCCGTCACCATCGCCGTGCGCGGCAATGACAGCGATGCCGATGGGGACCGCCTGGCCGTCACCGGCGTCACCCAGGGCACCAACGGTTCCGTGGTCGTGGATGCCGTCACGGGCAATCCGATCTACACGCCGAATGCGGGTTTTACCGGGAATGACGGCTTCACCTACACCGTCGGCGATGGCAGAGGCGGCATTGCCACGGCCAACGTCACCGTGACGGTGAACGCCGTCGGCCCCGGCAACCGGCCGCCGGTGTCTGTCGCGGACGCAATCTCCCTGAACGAGGGTGCCGTGGCCACCACGCTCCTGGGCGGGGCCACCAGCTTGCTGGCCAACGACACGGACCCCGAGAACGACCCGCTGGTCGCCGTGCTCGTGACCGGTCCTTCCCATGGGACGCTGACCTTGAATTCCAATGGCACTTTCTACTATAGCCACGACGGCAGCGAGACGGAGGCGGACAGCTTCACCTACCGCAGCCACGACGGCCAGGCCAGTGGCAACATCGCCACCGTCGCCATCACGGTGGTGCCGGTCAATGACGCGCCGGTGGCCGGGCCCGACAGTTTCACCATGGCCATCAATGGCTCCTTGGAGATCACGCCCGCGCAGCTGCTGGCCAACGACGTCGATGCGGAAGGCGACAGCCTGGCAATCTCATCGGTGCAGTCGGCCGTCCAGGGCAGCGTGTCCCTGGTCGGCGGCAAGGTGGTGTTCACTCCCGCTGCCGGGTATGAAGGGCCGGCGGGCTTTACCTATACCGTCGGCGACGGGCATGGCGGATCCAGCACGGCCACCGTCAGTGTCTCGGTC
It encodes:
- a CDS encoding IS3 family transposase (programmed frameshift), which encodes MRTSRFTEQQIIGFLKQAESGLAVKEVCRQGGFSEPTFYKWRAKYGGMEADEARRLKDLEVENARLKKLLAEAHLDLEALKVGVRGKALAPQDKRKAIAKMLEHTQISERQACRLVGLSRDAWRHPPQPDVDTVRLAERIQAVAMERWRFGYRRVHDMLQGEFPGINHKKVLRLYREQGLALRKRNKGKKYRGERTPLVAATRINQTWSLDFVSDSLSNGRRIKCVTIADDFSHECVDIAVDLSMPGTYVTRILERAARFRGYPEAIRTDNGPEFTCWTFMAWMQARGVQHILIQPGKPTQNVYIESFNGKFRDECLNEKWFESLAQAREAIAILRQDYNEVRPHGSIGRIPPAAFAAKHRAQTYQTTDAGTVNLPTLGPFYE
- a CDS encoding YwqJ-related putative deaminase yields the protein MIGKAAGAGQLRGNYASEIGLAIAALPQAARSAVSTAEKSLAMVGSETAKQRVVARALAQELQAAEPVLAAKAPEAPQVHTVDVPKGMTRWLLDDGDKLETAGKRQPDSKTAPPVDGATGESSGGLFDKISNETAALRSIASNNTSDASKILHQRINLKGAVLNEYSRLKQGLSNGEIRNEIGPVLAGVMDARTGNVYFGTNKRGGELPSNFVPEIAERMPEAMANPYFKTHGAGSHAEIHALNDAFHARPSAVMSDFHLYTINSGQKKGGVKKNGACLCQDVRIVRF
- a CDS encoding endonuclease V, with the protein product MKPIITHPWNINEEEAIDLQRRLANFVERDDRIGDIKTVAGVDAAYAKHSNKLIAAAVVIDFNSLNVIQKSCR
- a CDS encoding midcut-by-XrtH protein encodes the protein MRSVAALAAVAPMPAAQAQSITVAPLAALAPAAIPVNHPLALVLLALAFAACLAWGVRTGRIRLGSLRAWAMGGGVLMAGSLVVWGDKVQAQLQELQEAFSQAAGETRTVPVQTTALAADGTPLGFLPVVYRNQAPVRLRITGITQPAWNTCFPLGVPDSLPTTAPRPGSACAVNAVLEAGGSCWLDVAQLCADAAAAVRGSHASVLVPDGVKVDTAGQATGNVLANDSDADGALVVASFTYEGQRLAAGTSRTVAGRGTFALQSDGGFSFQADANYGGSYPLAIGYTVQTGTSSTLNVSVNRAPVAGNDAATTSESTAVTIAVRGNDSDADGDRLAVTGVTQGTNGSVVVDAVTGNPIYTPNAGFTGNDGFTYTVGDGRGGIATANVTVTVNAVGPGNRPPVSVADAISLNEGAVATTLLGGATSLLANDTDPENDPLVAVLVTGPSHGTLTLNSNGTFYYSHDGSETEADSFTYRSHDGQASGNIATVAITVVPVNDAPVAGPDSFTMAINGSLEITPAQLLANDVDAEGDSLAISSVQSAVQGSVSLVGGKVVFTPAAGYEGPAGFTYTVGDGHGGSSTATVSVSVGSATSPSIVLLKSLLAIAHGTGGTSVGFPVNSRPVDTDGSESLSIKIGNVPHGVVLQCGHQPGRRCVAVHDSRSAPAHAEPARQLHHECHPADGAGDGHRDARRRHRLHVRRGHAQGVLHDRGHHHHAERQLHGQLGQ